From Pseudomonas fluorescens, one genomic window encodes:
- the ltaE gene encoding low-specificity L-threonine aldolase — MTVIDLRSDTVTQPTAGMLDVMTGAATGDDVYGEDPTVNRLEAELAKRLGFAAALFVPTGTMSNLLGLMAHCERGDEYIVGQQAHTYKYEGGGAAVLGSIQPQPLDVQADGSLDLDQVAAAIKPDDFHFARTRLLALENTMQGKVLPLEYLGRARRFTREHGLQLHLDGARLYNAAVKLGVDAREITQHFDSVSVCLSKGLGAPVGSVLCGSVALIAKARRLRKMVGGGMRQAGILAAAGLYALDNHVQRLADDHSNAQRLAEGLRAAGFEVEPVQTNMVYLNIGDQADAIKAFAAERGIRLSASSRLRMVTHMDVSQAQIDQVIATFVEFSGK; from the coding sequence ATGACTGTTATCGATCTGCGCAGTGACACCGTTACCCAACCTACCGCAGGGATGCTCGATGTAATGACCGGGGCGGCCACTGGCGACGATGTGTACGGTGAGGATCCGACGGTCAACCGTCTGGAGGCCGAGTTGGCCAAGCGCCTGGGCTTTGCCGCGGCGCTGTTCGTGCCCACCGGCACCATGAGCAACCTGTTGGGGCTGATGGCACACTGCGAGCGCGGCGACGAATACATCGTTGGCCAGCAGGCGCATACCTATAAGTACGAAGGCGGCGGCGCTGCAGTACTCGGCTCGATCCAGCCGCAGCCGCTGGACGTCCAGGCCGATGGTTCGCTGGACCTGGACCAGGTGGCGGCGGCCATCAAGCCCGACGACTTCCACTTCGCCCGCACCCGCTTGCTGGCTCTGGAAAACACTATGCAAGGCAAGGTACTGCCACTGGAGTATCTGGGACGAGCACGCCGTTTTACGCGCGAACATGGTCTGCAACTGCACCTGGATGGCGCGCGCTTGTACAACGCCGCGGTCAAGCTGGGCGTGGATGCCCGGGAAATTACCCAGCACTTCGATTCGGTTTCGGTTTGCCTGTCCAAAGGCCTGGGTGCCCCGGTGGGCTCAGTGCTTTGCGGATCAGTGGCGTTGATCGCCAAGGCCCGGCGCCTGCGCAAGATGGTCGGCGGCGGCATGCGTCAGGCCGGGATTCTCGCGGCGGCAGGGCTGTATGCCCTGGACAACCATGTGCAACGCCTGGCTGACGACCACTCGAATGCGCAACGGCTGGCGGAAGGCCTGCGCGCGGCGGGTTTCGAGGTCGAGCCAGTGCAAACCAATATGGTTTACCTGAATATCGGCGACCAAGCCGACGCGATCAAGGCGTTTGCCGCCGAGCGCGGGATTCGTCTCAGTGCCTCATCCCGTCTGCGCATGGTCACGCACATGGATGTCAGCCAGGCGCAGATCGATCAGGTCATCGCGACATTCGTCGAGTTTTCCGGTAAATGA
- the astD gene encoding succinylglutamate-semialdehyde dehydrogenase, protein MMNSLYIAGEWLAGQGEAFESLNPVTQQVLWSGQGATAAQVESAVQAARQAFPAWARRTLEERISVLEAFAASLKQHADELAHCIGEETGKPLWEAATEVTSMVNKIAISVQSYRERTGEKSGPLGDATAVLRHKPHGVVAVFGPYNFPGHLPNGHIVPALLAGNSVLFKPSELTPKVAELTVKCWIEAGLPAGVLNLVQGARETGIALAANPGIDGLFFTGSSRTGNHLHAQFSGRPDKILALEMGGNNPLVVDQVADLDAAVYTIIQSAFISAGQRCTCARRLLVPQGAWGDTLLARLVAVSATIEVGAFDQQPAPFMGSVVSLGAAKALMDAQAQLLANGAVSLLDMTQPQPAAALLTPGILDVTAVAERPDEELFGPLLQVIRYADFEAAIAEANNTQYGLAAGLLSDSEARYQQFWLESRAGIVNWNKQLTGAASSAPFGGVGASGNHRASAYYAADYCAYPVASLETPSLVMPAALTPGVKMA, encoded by the coding sequence ATAATGAATTCGCTTTACATCGCAGGTGAGTGGCTGGCCGGTCAGGGCGAGGCCTTTGAATCGCTGAACCCGGTGACCCAGCAAGTGCTCTGGTCAGGTCAAGGTGCTACGGCAGCTCAGGTTGAAAGCGCCGTGCAAGCGGCCCGTCAGGCATTCCCGGCCTGGGCTCGTCGCACCCTGGAAGAGCGCATCAGCGTGCTCGAGGCGTTCGCCGCCAGCCTGAAACAGCATGCCGATGAATTGGCCCACTGCATTGGTGAGGAAACCGGCAAGCCTTTGTGGGAAGCCGCGACTGAAGTGACCAGCATGGTCAACAAGATTGCAATCTCGGTGCAAAGCTACCGTGAGCGCACCGGCGAGAAGAGCGGCCCACTGGGTGACGCGACCGCCGTGCTGCGGCACAAGCCTCACGGCGTGGTGGCGGTGTTCGGCCCCTACAACTTCCCGGGTCACCTGCCTAACGGACACATTGTTCCAGCCCTGTTGGCCGGTAACAGTGTGCTGTTCAAACCCAGCGAACTGACGCCGAAAGTCGCCGAGCTGACGGTCAAATGCTGGATCGAAGCTGGCTTGCCAGCGGGTGTGTTGAACCTGGTGCAAGGCGCGCGGGAAACCGGTATCGCCCTGGCGGCCAATCCGGGCATCGATGGCCTGTTCTTCACCGGCTCCAGCCGTACCGGCAACCATCTGCACGCGCAGTTCTCCGGTCGGCCGGACAAGATACTCGCCCTGGAAATGGGTGGTAACAACCCGCTGGTGGTTGATCAGGTCGCCGACCTCGACGCGGCGGTCTACACCATTATTCAGTCGGCGTTCATTTCCGCCGGTCAGCGCTGCACCTGCGCACGCCGTCTACTGGTGCCGCAAGGCGCTTGGGGCGATACCCTGCTGGCGCGCCTGGTAGCCGTCAGCGCAACCATCGAGGTCGGTGCATTCGACCAGCAACCGGCGCCGTTCATGGGCTCGGTAGTTTCCCTCGGTGCCGCCAAGGCGCTGATGGATGCCCAGGCGCAGCTGTTGGCCAATGGTGCGGTCAGCCTGCTGGATATGACTCAGCCACAGCCGGCGGCAGCCTTGCTGACCCCTGGCATTCTTGATGTCACGGCCGTGGCCGAGCGTCCTGACGAGGAACTGTTCGGGCCGTTGCTGCAGGTCATTCGCTACGCGGATTTCGAAGCGGCGATCGCCGAAGCCAACAACACCCAATACGGCCTGGCCGCCGGCTTGCTGTCGGACTCCGAAGCGCGCTACCAGCAGTTCTGGCTGGAAAGCCGCGCCGGTATCGTCAACTGGAACAAGCAACTGACCGGCGCCGCCAGCAGTGCACCGTTCGGTGGTGTCGGCGCCTCCGGTAACCACCGCGCCAGTGCTTACTACGCGGCGGACTATTGCGCCTACCCCGTGGCCTCGCTGGAAACACCGAGCCTGGTGATGCCGGCGGCCCTTACGCCTGGCGTGAAAATGGCTTGA
- a CDS encoding topoisomerase II, producing MSDTLQLILEDTDGTQLETSCTRVAVIWQGKELWIQHDGRGQLLIGVDVEEGDAEYANLLLRPLATNLVSLQLEMEPADLGDDDHVHGPDCNHDH from the coding sequence ATGAGCGATACCCTGCAGCTGATCCTTGAAGACACCGATGGCACTCAACTGGAAACCTCCTGCACCCGCGTTGCCGTAATCTGGCAGGGCAAAGAGTTGTGGATCCAGCACGACGGCCGTGGCCAGTTGCTGATCGGCGTGGACGTCGAAGAAGGCGATGCCGAATACGCCAACCTGCTGTTGCGCCCATTGGCGACTAATCTGGTAAGTCTGCAACTGGAGATGGAGCCGGCTGACCTCGGTGACGACGACCACGTGCATGGCCCGGACTGCAATCACGACCATTAA
- a CDS encoding aspartate aminotransferase family protein, which translates to MSVEHAAVERADFDQVMVPNYAPAAFIPVRGAGSRVWDQSGRELIDFAGGIAVNVLGHAHPALVGALTEQASKLWHVSNVFTNEPALRLAHKLIDATFADRVFFCNSGAEANEAAFKLARRVAHDRFGAEKYEIIAALNSFHGRTLFTVNVGGQSKYSDGFGPKITGITHVPYNDLAALKAAISDKTCAVVLEPIQGEGGVLPAELAYLQGARELCDAHNALLVFDEVQTGMGRSGKLFAYQHYGVTPDILTSAKSLGGGFPIAAMLTTEDLAKHLVVGTHGTTYGGNPLACAVAEAVIDVINTPEVLNGVNAKHDKFKARLQQIGEQYGVFTQVRGLGLLLGCVLSDAWKGKAKDIFNAAEKEGLMILQAGPDVIRFAPSLVVEDADIEAGLDRFERAVAKLTQA; encoded by the coding sequence ATGTCCGTTGAGCACGCTGCGGTAGAACGCGCCGATTTTGACCAGGTAATGGTTCCCAACTATGCGCCTGCCGCTTTTATTCCGGTGCGTGGTGCCGGTTCCCGCGTTTGGGACCAGTCGGGTCGCGAGCTGATCGACTTCGCCGGCGGGATTGCCGTCAACGTACTGGGCCACGCCCATCCGGCGCTCGTCGGTGCCTTGACCGAGCAGGCGAGCAAACTGTGGCACGTATCCAACGTGTTCACCAATGAGCCGGCCCTGCGCCTGGCGCACAAGCTGATCGACGCGACCTTTGCCGACCGCGTGTTCTTCTGCAACTCCGGTGCCGAGGCCAACGAGGCCGCTTTCAAGCTGGCCCGTCGCGTCGCTCACGACCGTTTCGGCGCCGAGAAGTACGAAATCATCGCAGCCCTGAACAGCTTCCACGGTCGTACCCTGTTCACCGTCAACGTCGGTGGCCAGTCCAAGTACTCCGACGGTTTCGGTCCGAAAATCACCGGCATCACCCACGTTCCGTACAACGACCTGGCTGCGCTGAAAGCCGCCATTTCCGACAAGACCTGCGCCGTGGTGCTGGAACCGATCCAGGGCGAGGGCGGTGTGCTGCCGGCGGAGCTGGCGTACCTGCAAGGTGCCCGCGAGCTGTGCGATGCGCACAATGCGCTGCTGGTCTTCGACGAAGTGCAAACCGGCATGGGCCGCAGCGGTAAGCTGTTCGCCTATCAACATTACGGCGTGACGCCAGACATCCTGACCAGCGCCAAGAGCCTGGGCGGCGGATTCCCGATCGCGGCCATGCTGACCACCGAAGACCTGGCCAAACACCTGGTCGTCGGCACTCACGGCACCACCTACGGCGGCAACCCGTTGGCATGCGCAGTGGCTGAGGCGGTGATCGACGTGATCAACACCCCTGAGGTGCTGAACGGCGTCAACGCCAAGCACGACAAGTTCAAGGCGCGCCTGCAGCAGATCGGCGAACAGTACGGTGTGTTCACTCAGGTGCGTGGTCTTGGCCTGTTGTTGGGTTGTGTCCTGAGCGATGCCTGGAAAGGCAAGGCCAAGGACATCTTCAACGCCGCCGAGAAAGAAGGCCTGATGATTCTGCAAGCCGGCCCTGACGTGATTCGTTTCGCCCCGAGCCTGGTGGTGGAAGACGCCGATATCGAGGCCGGCCTGGACCGCTTCGAACGTGCCGTGGCCAAGTTGACGCAAGCCTGA
- a CDS encoding 6,7-dimethyl-8-ribityllumazine synthase yields MQPTAIDSKSKHHQGERVAFIQACWHKEIVDQSREGFVSEMIAQGYQASDIDFFEVGGAFEIPLHAKLLAKTGRYAGIVAAGLVVDGGIYRHEFVAQSVISGLMQVQLETEVPVFSVVLTPHHFHAGEEHQKFFFEHFVHKGQEAAKTCADTLHKLRALHRSEPRAVAV; encoded by the coding sequence ATGCAACCCACCGCAATCGATAGCAAAAGCAAACACCATCAAGGCGAGCGCGTAGCGTTTATCCAGGCGTGCTGGCACAAGGAAATCGTTGATCAGAGCCGTGAAGGTTTTGTCAGCGAGATGATCGCTCAGGGCTATCAGGCGTCGGACATCGACTTTTTTGAAGTCGGCGGTGCCTTCGAAATTCCGCTGCACGCCAAGCTGCTGGCCAAGACGGGCCGCTACGCTGGCATCGTCGCCGCCGGCCTGGTGGTGGATGGCGGAATTTACCGTCACGAGTTCGTTGCCCAATCGGTAATCAGCGGCCTGATGCAGGTGCAGTTGGAGACTGAAGTACCGGTGTTCTCGGTCGTGCTGACCCCCCATCACTTCCACGCTGGCGAAGAGCACCAGAAGTTCTTCTTCGAGCATTTTGTGCACAAGGGGCAGGAAGCGGCGAAAACCTGTGCCGACACGCTGCATAAACTGCGGGCGTTGCATCGTAGTGAGCCGCGGGCGGTGGCGGTGTAG
- the astA gene encoding arginine N-succinyltransferase encodes MIVRPVRSSDLPALIDLARSTGTGLTTLPANEERLAHRVGWAEKTFTGEAGRADADYLFVLEDDSGRVVGISAIAGAVGLREPWYNFRVGLTVSASQELNIYREIPTLFLANDLTGNSELCSLFLHADYRTGLNGRMLAKARMLFIAEFPQLFGNKIIAEMRGVSDTAGRSPFWESLGRHFFKMEFSQADYLTGVGNKAFIAELMPKFPLYTCFLSEGARSVIGQVHPDTEPALAMLKSEGFSYQGYVDIFDAGPAVECETAKIRAVRDSQALVLAIGTPGDDATPFLIHNRKREDCRITAAPARFAAGTLVVDPLTAKRLQLNAGDQVRAVPLSAARESK; translated from the coding sequence ATGATCGTTCGTCCCGTACGCAGCAGCGATTTACCCGCTCTGATCGACCTGGCCCGCAGCACCGGTACCGGCCTGACCACCTTGCCGGCCAATGAAGAACGCCTGGCGCACCGGGTAGGCTGGGCGGAAAAAACCTTCACTGGCGAGGCGGGGCGTGCCGACGCCGATTACCTGTTCGTGCTCGAAGACGACAGCGGCCGGGTGGTGGGTATCTCGGCGATTGCCGGTGCTGTTGGCCTGCGTGAGCCCTGGTACAACTTCCGGGTCGGCCTGACGGTCAGCGCTTCGCAAGAGTTGAACATCTACCGGGAAATCCCCACGCTGTTCCTGGCTAACGACCTGACTGGCAATTCCGAATTGTGCTCGCTGTTCCTGCACGCCGATTACCGCACCGGCCTCAATGGCCGCATGCTGGCCAAGGCGCGGATGCTGTTCATCGCCGAATTCCCGCAACTGTTTGGCAACAAGATCATTGCCGAGATGCGCGGTGTGTCCGACACCGCGGGCCGCTCGCCATTCTGGGAAAGCCTGGGCCGGCACTTCTTCAAAATGGAGTTCAGCCAGGCGGACTACCTGACAGGTGTAGGCAACAAGGCGTTCATTGCTGAGCTGATGCCAAAATTCCCGCTCTACACCTGCTTCCTGTCCGAAGGTGCACGTAGCGTCATCGGCCAGGTTCACCCGGACACCGAGCCGGCATTGGCCATGCTCAAGAGCGAGGGTTTCAGCTATCAGGGCTACGTCGATATTTTCGACGCCGGTCCAGCCGTGGAGTGCGAGACCGCGAAGATCCGTGCGGTCCGCGACAGCCAGGCGCTGGTGCTGGCCATTGGTACCCCGGGTGACGACGCGACACCGTTCCTGATTCACAACCGCAAGCGCGAAGACTGCCGCATCACTGCCGCGCCGGCGCGCTTTGCCGCCGGTACCCTGGTGGTCGATCCGCTGACCGCCAAGCGCCTTCAACTCAATGCCGGCGATCAGGTGCGCGCCGTTCCATTGTCTGCTGCCCGGGAGTCGAAATAA
- the aruF gene encoding arginine/ornithine succinyltransferase subunit alpha, with amino-acid sequence MLVMRPAQMADLGEVQRLAADSPIGVTSLPDDVERLSDKIAASEASFAAEVSFNGEESYFFVLEDTATGKLVGCSAIVASAGYSEPFYSFRNETFVHASRELKIHNKIHVLSQCHDLTGNSLLTSFYVLPELVGSAWSELNSRGRLLFVASHPERFADSVVTEIVGYSDEHGDSPFWDAIGRNFFDLNYAEAERLCGLKSRTFLAELMPHYPIYVPLLPDSAQEAMGQVHPRAQITFDILMREGFETDHYIDIFDGGPTLHARVSGIRSIAQSRVVPVKIGEPVKGAGRQYLVANAQLQDYRAVMLELDYAPGKPVVLDLEAAEALGVGEGASVRLVAV; translated from the coding sequence ATGCTGGTGATGCGCCCCGCGCAAATGGCTGATCTGGGCGAGGTACAACGCCTGGCTGCGGACAGCCCGATTGGTGTCACTTCCCTGCCGGATGACGTTGAGCGCCTGAGCGACAAGATTGCCGCGAGCGAAGCGTCCTTCGCCGCCGAAGTCAGTTTCAACGGCGAAGAGAGCTACTTCTTCGTCCTCGAAGACACTGCCACCGGCAAGCTGGTGGGCTGCTCGGCTATTGTCGCCTCGGCCGGTTACTCCGAGCCTTTCTACAGCTTTCGTAATGAAACCTTCGTGCACGCGTCCCGCGAGCTGAAGATTCATAACAAGATCCACGTACTCTCGCAGTGCCACGACCTGACGGGTAACAGTCTGCTGACCAGCTTCTACGTGCTGCCGGAACTGGTGGGCTCGGCCTGGTCGGAGCTCAACTCCCGTGGACGCCTGCTCTTCGTGGCCAGCCATCCGGAACGTTTCGCCGATTCGGTGGTGACCGAAATCGTCGGCTACAGCGATGAGCACGGCGACTCGCCATTCTGGGATGCCATTGGCCGCAACTTCTTCGACCTCAACTACGCCGAAGCCGAGCGTCTGTGCGGGCTCAAGAGCCGTACGTTCCTGGCCGAGCTGATGCCGCATTACCCGATCTACGTGCCACTGCTGCCGGACTCCGCGCAGGAGGCGATGGGTCAGGTGCACCCGCGTGCGCAGATCACCTTCGACATCCTGATGCGCGAAGGTTTCGAGACCGATCATTACATCGACATCTTCGACGGTGGCCCGACCCTGCATGCACGGGTCTCGGGCATCCGTTCGATTGCCCAGAGTCGCGTGGTGCCGGTGAAGATCGGTGAGCCGGTCAAAGGGGCGGGGCGTCAGTACCTGGTGGCCAATGCCCAGTTGCAGGATTACCGCGCCGTCATGCTTGAGCTGGACTACGCGCCAGGCAAGCCCGTCGTGCTGGATCTGGAAGCTGCCGAGGCCCTGGGTGTCGGCGAGGGTGCCAGCGTGCGCCTGGTAGCGGTTTAA
- the astE gene encoding succinylglutamate desuccinylase, which produces MLALGKLLELTLAGREPAEKTQLTVEGVRMRWLSEGALEVRPPEARDNGLDLLLSAGIHGNETAPIELLDRLLHDIASGTLKPCARILFLFGNPEAMRRGERFVEQDVNRLFNGRHELSSGSEALRACELERLAASFFSLPDRARLHYDLHTAIRGSKIEQFALYPWKEGRLHSRRELARLRAAGMEAVLLQNKPSIVFSSYTYDKLGAEAFTLELGKARPFGQNEGVNVSRLETRLKQIIEGTEPPLADEGLDGLQLFSVAREIIKHSDSFKLNLPADIENFSELDMGYVLAEDIAQTRWIIEEQGARIIFPNPKVKNGLRAGILIVPTGDHNLA; this is translated from the coding sequence ATGCTCGCCCTCGGCAAACTGCTTGAACTGACCCTCGCCGGCCGCGAACCGGCGGAGAAGACTCAACTGACTGTCGAAGGCGTGCGGATGCGCTGGCTGAGTGAAGGTGCGCTGGAAGTTCGGCCACCGGAAGCCCGTGACAATGGCCTGGACCTGCTGCTGTCAGCCGGGATCCATGGCAACGAAACAGCGCCGATCGAACTCCTTGATCGATTGCTGCATGACATCGCCAGCGGCACCTTGAAGCCCTGTGCACGTATCCTGTTCCTGTTTGGCAACCCCGAGGCCATGCGTCGCGGCGAGCGTTTTGTCGAGCAGGACGTCAATCGGCTGTTCAACGGCCGTCATGAACTGAGCAGTGGTTCGGAAGCATTGCGCGCCTGTGAGCTGGAGCGCCTGGCTGCGAGCTTTTTCAGCCTGCCGGACCGCGCCCGCCTGCACTACGACCTGCATACCGCGATTCGCGGCTCGAAGATCGAGCAGTTCGCCCTGTATCCCTGGAAAGAAGGTCGCCTGCATTCCCGGCGCGAACTGGCGCGGCTGCGCGCGGCTGGCATGGAAGCGGTGCTGTTGCAGAACAAACCGTCGATAGTGTTCAGCTCGTACACCTACGACAAGCTGGGTGCAGAGGCCTTTACCCTGGAATTGGGCAAGGCCCGACCGTTCGGGCAAAACGAAGGCGTCAACGTGTCGCGCCTGGAAACCCGCCTGAAGCAGATTATCGAAGGGACTGAACCGCCGTTGGCGGATGAGGGCCTGGATGGCTTGCAACTGTTCAGCGTGGCGCGGGAAATCATCAAGCACAGCGACAGCTTCAAATTGAATCTGCCGGCCGATATCGAGAACTTCAGTGAGCTGGATATGGGCTATGTACTGGCTGAAGACATTGCTCAAACACGCTGGATCATCGAAGAGCAGGGCGCTCGCATTATCTTCCCCAACCCCAAGGTGAAGAATGGCCTGCGCGCCGGGATCCTGATCGTTCCCACTGGCGACCACAACCTCGCCTGA
- the astB gene encoding N-succinylarginine dihydrolase, protein MKSYEVNFDGLVGPTHNYGGLSYGNVASQSNSQQASNPKEAALQGLAKMKALMEMGFQQGVLAPQERPDVGALRRLGFSGTDAQVIEQAAKQAMPLLVASCSASSMWVANAATVSPSADTADGRVHFTAANLNCKYHRSIEHPTTSRVLGAMFADPKHFAHHAALPAVAQFGDEGAANHTRFCREYGEAGVEFFVFGRSAFDTRYPAPQKYPARQTLEASQAVARLHGLSDDGVVYAQQNPSVIDQGVFHNDVIAVGNGEALFYHEDAFLDTEQMLAELSGKLAKRGGQFKAICVPRSQVSVEDAVRSYLFNSQLLSKADGSMLLIVPQECQNNERVWQYLQTLTSSGGLIREVKVFDLKQSMQNGGGPACLRLRVALNETELAAVNPGVIMTAPLYGTLTQWVEKHYRDRMAESDLADPQLLLECRTALDELTQILKLGAVYPFQIN, encoded by the coding sequence ATGAAATCCTATGAAGTCAATTTTGACGGTCTAGTGGGGCCGACCCACAACTACGGCGGTCTGTCCTACGGCAACGTCGCATCCCAGAGCAACAGCCAGCAGGCTTCCAATCCCAAGGAAGCGGCGCTGCAGGGCCTGGCAAAAATGAAAGCGCTGATGGAAATGGGCTTCCAGCAAGGCGTGCTCGCGCCTCAGGAGCGTCCGGACGTGGGCGCCTTGCGCAGGCTCGGTTTCAGCGGCACTGATGCACAGGTCATCGAGCAGGCGGCCAAGCAAGCGATGCCGCTGCTGGTTGCCAGTTGCTCGGCGTCGAGCATGTGGGTGGCCAACGCCGCCACTGTCAGCCCGAGTGCCGACACCGCCGACGGTCGTGTGCATTTCACCGCGGCCAACCTCAACTGCAAATATCACCGCAGCATCGAGCACCCGACCACCAGTCGCGTGCTGGGGGCGATGTTCGCTGACCCAAAACACTTCGCCCACCACGCGGCGTTGCCGGCGGTAGCGCAGTTCGGTGACGAAGGCGCCGCCAACCACACCCGTTTCTGCCGTGAGTACGGTGAGGCCGGTGTCGAGTTTTTCGTGTTCGGTCGCAGCGCCTTCGATACCCGCTACCCGGCACCGCAAAAGTACCCGGCACGCCAGACCCTGGAAGCCTCCCAGGCGGTCGCACGCTTGCACGGCCTGAGTGATGACGGCGTGGTCTATGCTCAGCAGAATCCGTCGGTGATCGATCAGGGCGTGTTCCACAACGACGTGATCGCGGTCGGTAACGGTGAGGCGCTGTTCTATCACGAGGATGCGTTCCTCGACACCGAACAGATGCTCGCCGAGCTGTCGGGCAAGCTGGCCAAGCGGGGCGGTCAATTCAAGGCGATCTGCGTGCCGCGTTCGCAGGTTTCGGTGGAAGACGCCGTACGTTCCTACCTGTTCAACAGCCAACTGCTGTCGAAGGCCGACGGCTCGATGCTGCTGATCGTGCCGCAGGAGTGCCAGAACAACGAGCGTGTCTGGCAGTATCTGCAGACCCTGACCAGCTCCGGCGGGCTGATTCGCGAGGTGAAAGTCTTCGACCTCAAGCAGAGCATGCAGAACGGCGGAGGCCCGGCGTGCCTACGTTTGCGCGTGGCGTTGAATGAAACTGAGCTGGCGGCAGTCAACCCAGGGGTTATCATGACCGCGCCGTTGTATGGCACGCTGACCCAATGGGTCGAAAAGCACTACCGTGACCGTATGGCCGAAAGCGACCTGGCGGATCCGCAGTTGTTGCTTGAATGCCGGACGGCACTGGATGAACTGACGCAAATCCTTAAACTGGGCGCGGTTTATCCATTCCAGATCAATTGA